A single genomic interval of Schistocerca americana isolate TAMUIC-IGC-003095 chromosome 2, iqSchAmer2.1, whole genome shotgun sequence harbors:
- the LOC124594515 gene encoding putative gustatory receptor 2a: MRKMSIKWILSVVIRGLESLILLQITTLVLELRERFRVLNHSILTTATSHSNKHISRILLGYVRQPDLVSQLEVDRLHHAHAVLQRAAELLQRHFGVTLVLHVTTTFSALIYGAYQFLVMWVAPEKSNATVVNNSKASVATWLTSHLLNLVAVVLSCSAMVDEAERTRDLVVRVATLRGRPFLSAGMEPLLMQVLTSRPLSFKAAGFFTIDRHLLVSALCVTITYLVILAQISLS; encoded by the exons ATGAGGAAGATGTCAATTAAG TGGATATTGTCTGTAGTGATCAGGGGCCTGGAATCCCTCATCCTGCTGCAAATCACCACACTTGTACTAGAACTGCGAGAGAGATTTCGTGTACTCAACCACAGTATCCTGACGACTGCTACTTCTCACAGCAACAAGCACATTTCTCGTATCCTCCTGGGCTATGTTCGACAACCGGATCTGGTATCCCAGCTCGAGGTGGACCGGCTGCACCACGCACACGCAGTTCTCCAGCGGGCAGCAGAACTTCTCCAGCGCCACTTTGGCGTCACCTTGGTCCTTCACGTGACGACAACATTCTCCGCTCTCATATACGGCGCATACCAGTTCCTGGTGATGTGGGTGGCGCCAGAGAAGAGCAACGCCACCGTGGTCAACAATTCCAAGGCGTCTGTGGCAACGTGGCTGACGTCACACCTGCTGAACCTGGTGGCCGTGGTGCTCTCCTGCTCGGCGATGGTGGACGAGGCAGAGCGCACACGCGACCTGGTGGTGAGGGTCGCCACGCTGCGAGGGCGCCCGTTTCTCAGCGCGGGGATGGAGCCGCTGCTGATGCAAGTGCTGACCTCTCGCCCGCTGTCGTTCAAGGCTGCCGGTTTCTTCACTATCGACCGCCATCTACTGGTGTCGGCACTCTGCGTCACCATCACATACTTAGTCATATTAGCTCAGATTTCTCTCAGTTGA